The DNA window agccgggtggaagtaatccgtccgccgtcgtggcctgatccagaatcaccctacgtctcacaccacttggatacacctgatcgtcgcccacaaccgagataccagcccatcaggtaccgcgatcgcgcgcaagacgcttggccccgacaccgcgATGGCTACAtcgagaggggtggccacctatctgatcgcggagatcatcagacccaattagggtttgatctctacccgacaaccgcaacgcagcggcaccgcccaacgtgctgggacTCACCGGtgcaacagcaggaccgcggctacctGACCGTTGACCGtccccgacgctcggagacgtgctgggaccgacctcgccctcgggaggaggtgagagcgcgagtccagcccgcctcccaccagccccgctactccaccgaaaagcaAACtcgggacctgtacagtcagcccgcacgtgtgaccagtcaaactctgGAGCAGCCACGTCTGCCGCTAATACGAgtctcccaggcggagaagtcagaacggtccaggttgggtctctgctggcactgtcccgagaaatgggtgatgggacatgtgtgtaaacaacgcattctctgttatgcggatgatggagaggagtttgaggagaacattcaagatgagaatttagccgaagagaaaactgataatactcccacgatagtattcggtgatgatgttccccatgacattaccgatgttcacaatgatgacgctcctcttgatgttcaaaacaacgagtcccttggagagttcctcaagaataaagggattgtcaagaacggcagtgagccaccgcaagtgctcgttggggtatatgatgagaagattggtgaaaaggaggatacattgctagaagataaagaggaggatggttctattggtgaagtggagaagataatcgcctcactcaatgttgttcaagtgtcatccaaaaatgttgttggaaattgttggggcaagaaaggagatggtgcttacaccgatttgcccgtaactgcttgtgtctatgtggatttgaatgtcggtgatgttccaagtatgaatcatcgatcaacatcgctcgacaaagatgcaaggttgatccctccgagtaatgacatgccatgcttgggcattctgggaggcgtggacaagcttttcgatttggcaaggaatttttccgacaaagttgggtctcctttgttgattttttatggaagtgaagaagggagacgttcatctgttcggtgtgtgtttgatccaggaggagttgcctcaccgaagcttctgctttcaactctcctttttacttcgtggttcccaccttgaggacaaggtggattttaaccgtgggggagttgatacaaacctctattattattatttagtttagatattatagggatttagcatatctttttctatatctttgttttcttgttcattaagtcagtagcattataaatatgatagactgttatcttttttattcattcaatcaattaataaaatcattatcGTTTGCCCACTTGTGGAGTATCAAGCATCCAAAATTATCTATCGCTGCCGACAAGATTCATTCTTGCGCCCAGCTCTATCGCCGGAGATCACCGCCGACCCAAGACTTGGGCGCCGGATTAATCAACGGATTTAAACTCTCAACGCTGCCGACGGAGACTCCTCCACGCCAGCCCTATCGTTTGTCTGCCGACCCCTAAACGAGGGCGCCGGAATTGTGGTGTTATAGTTGTGAATTCGGACGGAATTCACCGTTAGGAGCAGGAGGCTCTTAACACAAACCCGACGGACGAGGGGTCGTCCGCCCAGCTTGTCCGCGACGCTCTCGCCGGTTGCAATAGTGGATGAGCGGCTCACCACTCGCTCGTTCCCCGGCTCATcaactattgtggatgctcttatctaGGGTATAGATATAGTATCTGAGCAAATTTGGTAGATTATTTATCTGGAAGAATGGGGGAAGTCATGCGGGCTTTAGCGGTCTATAAATAAACATGGGTcacaatataatttaaataagctATCAAACATTAGTTTGTCTATGATAACTTATTTATCATGGCCTTATTATGTCTACCAAACATTGTTACGCCTAAGTGTACAATTAATTGAAACTGTATTTTTGTGATTTCCCGTGAACTAATATGGCTTTAGATTGGGCTTTTAGTGTAATATGGTTAAAATTTAGTTTCTCTTTTTTCCAGCATATTGTTTATATGTAAAAAGGCAGTTTTATCCTACTATTACAAATAGAATTTAAATCTTTCAATTTCCCAAAAACAGCTTTTTCTTCCCAAAGTATCGGTTCCTTCAACTATAAATATTTGCAAGCAGTTTTAGTTGCAACCACAAAACGCCTGCTATGTAAAAGGCCGTTGTATCCTATTAACCATAAATAATTACTCCAAgaatttaccaattttatcttaatttttgtatCATACTCAttgcctatatttttatgggacggaagaaGTAATGAGTAGAGTAAAGagccaaaaaaatatattactactaattttggtagatttaattttttattcataaacTATTGTAAAAGAAATACATCAATTTTCAATTTGTAGTAAATTATTAAGATTAATTTTCTGGCGAAATTAGTCCTACATGGCGACCGGGATATCTGCGTCATCTCGCCGCCGATTCCATGTAATTTATAGGACGAACTTAtaatattgtaaaaaaaaaaatttgaatgtgGTCGACAAATATGCCAACTTTTGGATAATGTTTATAATACCTTTAAAATACCTTTAATGTGTTTGAAAAATACGCCAACTCAAATATGATCAAAAAGTCGTGAATATatgatattatatttatagtacAAATTTGCGATGTCCAAACAAACACTTAGaaagtttttttaatttatttagtatTTCAAAAGTGTtaccaatataaaaattattataattatagtcAGTGTATTTTTTAGCAACATTCAAACTTAATGTATTATTAAGATTTTACAAACAAAACCATCCAAAAGTTTATAAGTTTATCTTATAAACTACTTGAACCGGTGTGAAAAGACATCTCGAACGTAGGATTAGTTTTGCCGAAAAATTTAACCGTGACCAATTTATTAAGTttaaaattaatagtagtaacTTCTTtactatatttaaattttactcctataCAACTTCCACAATGCGAACATTCATCCTGTTGTACAACATGTCATAAATCTAAAAGTATAAATGCAGTTTTGTACCTTGAGTTCTAATTTAATGGAGTACTATATCAGTAGACAATAATCATAATACTCCattaattacatttattaataaaatgttactcccttcatcctattTTAGGAGTCTCGTGCACTTTTGTGcactcatttttttataaatatgacGTCGTCTTCATAACACCCATAACTCTAAGCAATTATAATTTGCATATTACTTTTTTTGCAATAGAATTATCGAAAAACATAATTCTAaagaaattataatttatagtaattatcACCAATTGGATCATAAATGAATAGTGGTGATCTAACTTTACATATGTCATTAAATACATTAGATAATAGGCCAAACAGATCCAAATGTCTTTATATAAATACATTTTGTTTAATTAGATCCTTTTATAAATTTTTGATTTATTATGTGTATCTTGTTTTATTAAgtctttttacaattttttttatttcattatctGAATAAAACCAAAatagatattttgttttttaattattaactcttaaatttatattcatttacctatattaaaaaaaatacaactacTTTAATTATTAGTCGTAATCTCGCATTGAATATTCCATGGTTGTAGATTCAATAAAATGACGAAAAGATGACCACATTTAATCATTATTATGACTCACTCGTTTCTATCTGCCAATTTCTCTTTCCTTCTTCAAACCTGATTCATAAAAACTATACATTCTGCTTCTTCATCACAGACCATTTTATGCATTCCAATCTTCATCCCAGCCCCGCGCTAACCGATTTTTCCCATTGAACGAAGCGAAAATGAAGGCAATAGGAGACGAAGACGCCGATATCGATCGGCTGCCTGTCGATTTATTGGCGCATATATTCTCTCTCCTCACTTCCTTCAAAGACTTGGCTCAGTAAGCTCATTCAATTTTGATTTTCCAATTGAATTTTTATTGTCCACTTCATTTTCGGATTCAATTTTGATTTTCCGCTTCGTTTTCCGAATCGCGGCTGCTTATTACGCGCAGGAGCAGCAGCGTGTGTAGGAAATGGAGGCAGGGGGTGAAGGAATCTCTGGCTCGGAAGGAATCGTTGAGTTTCTCCGGCTGGAAAACGGATGACGAATCCACCACTCGCCTCGTTCATTTAGCCTATAGCCTCAAGGAGCTCGACATGTACTGTTTTTCAATTCCTAATTTACACGCACgctgtgtttttttttatgcgTATTTTAGTTTTTGCTTTTGTGTTTGCGTAGATTTTTTTGTGAACAAGTCAATCTAGGGTTTGATATTAGGTGTTTTATTGGTAGGAAACTGTATTTGTTAATTCTGTAGATTGGTATCAGTTTGGATAAATCGTAGTGTTTTCGGAATGTTGTTGTGTTGGAATAGTTTTAGCGTCTGATCATTAAATTCAATAGCTTCTTCTGTTTTGGTGATGCGAAATTGTCATAGTTTGAAAGGAAGCCTCACCTAGAAATTATGTTGGTGAAATTTAAGTGCTATACTATGCTTGGTGAAGTCTCTGCTTTTGCAATGCCTCTGGTTTGTGTACAGATCTTTGTTGTTGATTTAGAATCATTTTATATCTTATTAATTGAAATCACAGAATTTTGTGGATAGAGAAAAGAGCAGCTATTGTgcttgtgtttgtgtttgtgtttactTCTTGTGTTAATTTGCTATGGAACTTAACTTATAGATCAAGGAGCCGATGGGGCTGCCAAATTACTGATCACGGGCTGAAGCAATTATCCACGGCGAAATGTATTTGCAATCTCTCTTCAATTTCTCTGTGGGGTTCGACAGGAATTACAGACAAAGGAGTTGTGCAAATGGTATACCGTtgctattttcttttttacataTGAAGGTATCATTCGTAGTTAAAAGAAATATATATTGGACCATTGATGAAGAGTAAGAGTGCCATCATTTCACTCTTTACAAAAATAAGTACTCCATGAATCATGTAGAGAACTTTGTTCCCCTTACACTATCTCGTTGAGTTCTTATAGGAAACCTAGAATTCCCATGACCATCCTTTTCGAGCCAGTGCTGATTTACACGTTGTTTCTCCTGCAGATCTCAAGAGCAACTTCACTGCATCACCTCAACATTGGTGGTACATTTATCACAGACGTGTCCCTTTTCGCCATTGCAGATAGCTGTCCTCATCTCAAGGTACATCTATCTCATCTTAGAGAAACATGATTCTGATCTATTATAAGTTATGAGTTTTTCATGCATGAAATGAATGCCTAAAGTCTACTTAATTAAGTAAGAAGTTTCATCAATCTGATTACCTTCGAAGCTTAGATGTTGTGATTTCTCCATCCAGACTATCAT is part of the Salvia splendens isolate huo1 chromosome 6, SspV2, whole genome shotgun sequence genome and encodes:
- the LOC121806545 gene encoding F-box protein At5g67140-like, producing MKAIGDEDADIDRLPVDLLAHIFSLLTSFKDLAQSSSVCRKWRQGVKESLARKESLSFSGWKTDDESTTRLVHLAYSLKELDISRSRWGCQITDHGLKQLSTAKCICNLSSISLWGSTGITDKGVVQMISRATSLHHLNIGGTFITDVSLFAIADSCPHLKTIILWGCRHVTEDGLLALVNKCRKLESINVWGMRVPLDCFIGLLTISPALQIQPKGIAIHDETLHAWPVY